A stretch of Colletotrichum lupini chromosome 2, complete sequence DNA encodes these proteins:
- a CDS encoding transmembrane amino acid transporter: MSQTNSEKSDAITPAPARSSGSIDAGKLENAEDAFEVFKRGEGTVDFRTVGWIHASVIFLKVIFATGVLTIPSAMFVLGALPGAINVLGWQFLNTYCAIIQGNFRNAHAGCHSIADMANVVGGVWLKEVVGVLFLVTYAIVGASGIFGTSVAFNALSNHAICTNYFMLVATACVFILASARKFEKIAWLTWAGFLSVYIAVFIVVVAVTQVDRPAAAPKTGDFDLGYHVIGNPNFVTAITSVATIFCSGAGTSAFLPVISEMKKPKDYNKAVYLCMGIVTASYLTFSLVVYRWCGQWVASPSLGSAGETVKKVSYGIGLIGLMVSACLYIHVAAKYLFVRILRDSVHLQKNSVIHWSVWLACTLGMSVVSFLLASGIPIFNYLLALAGSLTFAPLALGLPGYLWIFDHPHYRQGSWWQAMVYWLNWLMILLAVFLTIGGTYGVVQNIIDAYADGLIGGAFSCVDNSGSS, encoded by the exons ATGTCTCAGACCAATTCTGAAAAGAGCGATGCCATAACACCGGCGCCGGCCCGGAGCAGCGGTAGCATCGACGCGGGAAAGCTCGAGAATGCTGAAGATGCTTTTGAAGTCTTCAAGCGCGGCGAAGGGACGGTCGACTTCCGTACTGTGGGATGGATACACGCCTCAGTAATCTTCTTGAAGG TTATTTTCGCAACCGGTGTTCTCACAATTCCTTCAGCCATGTTCGTGTTGGGTGCGCTGCCCGGTGCCATCAATGTTCTTGGTTGGCAGTTTCTCAACACGTATTGCGCCATTATCCAGGGTAATTTCCGCAACGCCCATGCTGGGTGTCATTCTATCGCGGATATGGCCAACGTCGTTGGTGGTGTTTGGCTGAAGGAAGTTGTCGgagtcctcttcctcgtcacaTATGCAATCGTCGGCGCATCGGGCATTTTTGGCACCTCAGTTGCCTTCAATGCACTCTCGAACCACGCCATCTGTACCAACTATTTCATGTTGGTGGCCACTGCCTGTGTCTTTATTCTCGCAAGTGCTCGAAAATTCGAAAAGATTGCATGGTTGACATGGGCTGGCTTCTTGTCAGTGTATATCGCCGTTTTCATCGTGGT TGTTGCCGTCACGCAAGTCGACAGGCCTGCCGCTGCCCCAAAGACAGGTGATTTCGACCTAGGTTACCATGTCATCGGAAACCCCAATTTCGTGACCGCAATCACGAGTGTTGCAACTATCTTCTGCTCTGGTGCAGGAACATCGGCGTTCCTTCCCGTCATCTCGGAAATGAAGAAACCCAAGGATTACAATAAAGCTGTGTACCTTTGCATGGGTATTGTCACAGCGTCCTACTTGACCTTCTCACTTGTTGTCTATCGTTGGTGCGGCCAGTGGGTTGCCTCTCCTTCACTAGGTAGTGCTGGAGAGACCGTCAAGAAAGTCTCGTACGGTATTGGCTTGATCGGCCTGATGGTCAGCGCGTGTCTGTACATCCATGTCGCAGCCAAGTACTTGTTTGTCAGAATCCTTCGAGATTCTGTTCATTTACAGAAGAACTCGGTCATTCACTGGTCTGTTTGGCTTGCGTGCACCCTCGGAATGTCCGTGGTCTCATTCCTCTTGGCATCTGGAATCCCCATCTTCAACTATCTGCTGGCGCTAGCAGGAAGTTTAACTTTCGCACCTCTGGCACTCGGTCTTCCTGGTTACTTATGGATCTTCGACCACCCGCATTACAGACAGGGCAGCTGGTGGCAAGCCATGGTGTACTGGCTGAACTGGCTTATGATTCTGCTGGCCGTTTTCCTGACTATCGGCGGCACTTATGGTGTCGTTCAAAACATCATTGATGCCTATGCCGACGGCCTGATTGGGGGTGCCTTCTCGTGTGTAGACAACAGTGGCTCTTCATGA
- a CDS encoding amidase: MANPIIPPVMRAAQIKEYNKPYELVERETPAIRSNELLIRVHAAGFCHSDLQVLQGQFESPLGMIASHEPAGIVVQVGKDCNQKWKVGDRVGALNYKNSCGKCSGCGLSLRTSRKHTLDPRFCEKRETAGFHHDGAFAEYLAIDPETTVGLPPTLSFEQAAPLMCAGATVWGSLEKATSELEAGETVAIVGIGGLGHLGLQFASAMGFRAIAVDSRPAGRQLATEMFNESLKPVLVVDSGSERATSQILDFTNGEGVAAVVVCTDSLSANSWALTILRIGGVMGVLGLPAENWRFDSSVIVFRELTIRGSYVAGRESTERMMEAVERASIRSHITLMSFDEIPGIVVAYQDSGFKGRLVTAYGPPQSGQGQRESYNDERLISILLQFYLSCNRFADTELYQRSLGSSSFSSVGLCYWGLEAQSSGGILRILPSRSLMSTSFCVSSETRLRHRLTQWPAEEPPTISLVTTINRNASVTSDPTEHRRRLPPPIMSVFFKDISTENPVQKGDVEKLLEPLGLTIKAEESADYQRLLAAVHDCATRIDSLPDYQPAPDTKRYPRENVHIPTAEEQEFGHAWAHRFLIRGDKSASGPSQVCLKGKTVCLKDCIAVAGVPQFFGSDAFPPWTPSTDATVVTRVLDAGADILGTATCEHFCNSTASFTSAQGTIENPYKEGYSTGGSTSGGAALVCSGKIDIALGTDQGGSIRVPASFCGCVGVKPTHGLVPFTGITSGDAIDDHAGPICRSVTEAAECLDVISGYDGIDDKSLGAAAHGSYNFSAALSAGSGRLDGIKIGLLREGFDQEIVDPKVKDHVLSAARRLESLGAIVEHVSVPLHLEGPSIWTIQQRIAGSSGMLGRASGHRGLGLTEFEKARLPWADSSFQKLFPSTKNTFINGLYLSDKFPGLYSKTINIGRQISDAYQSKFQTYDAIIMPTTPFVAPRHGPRDSVLGSFEPTIGLTTNTAVFNVTGHPAMSIPVGFIAAKDDAQVLLPVGMQIVGGLWQEKKILTIAHAWETNFDWKSVTSTTEAPESVPDTLSTGSNVKVNGRTMPEVNGTTSPSLKRVNDTHIDTRSLLALGICLVRHVSPDPTWLARPNTSISLPRTTNGTTRMVVTKDTLPLGHRGERAHANPSKRDMFGHTDSSPPGHLAKFSQLTSGQAQPNTLPKAAPGGLLRQETDGKGLPTCAHIRDRNMVRKGSPKVRTGCITCKLCRTYGVHISPSDQHLIDVQADAAMATDPLVKEPYPYTSQIKSSRESPRSAKVELYSTSFSNFEPAVRHAVISISSLYEEAQGNFEATATVRHSNQNLALHHYNAAIHELRVMDSQEKQPIILLVCVLFICVEIMRVNRKAALQHSRHGVEILKSISPDYMFSWTMEHLLPIFRRLSEFALFFGEEESDFPDIRALEGPMPQFFLTFSDAQLMLDVLFNRTAEFMRSQRNSQRAASKSPGPDDTGTPPPSLLSEHAAINGLLDQWFKLYNDFMAIKPKEAPTQNNQIISRSDSDRPKMLQCFLLTRYECCCIWLNMAFDTSEAGYDRYITNFRRILKRLLWLEAEVPDPLRFNTSKHPHFIFEAGFGAMLFFLVSSCRDLETRLEFLRLMPVLGLPRENLWEADVLVAAARKIIELEHDIKLDISGRPVSSPSFVQPPGEMRVTDLWTESQMRPDSLQMDDQGVSHRTIQVVRRDSKGQTYLQSEDLVVNGRMTG, encoded by the exons ATGGCAAACCCCATCATTCCTCCGGTGATGCGAGCAGCTCAGATAAAGGAA TACAACAAACCATATGAGCTAGTGGAGAGAGAAACTCCGGCCATTCGCAGCAATGAGCTACTTATCAGAGTTCATGCGGCCGGATTCTGCCACTCGGATCTACAAGTTTTACAGGGACAATTTGAGTCACCGTTGGGCATGATCGCATCTCATGAACCTGCCGGTATCGTGGTTCAGGTTGGTAAAGACTGCAATCAGAAATGGAAGGTCGGTGATAGAGTTGGGGCTCTCAACTACAAGAACTCATGCGGCAAATGCAGTGGCTGCGGTCTGTCACTTCGCACTAGCAGGAAGCATACTCTGGACCCAAGATTCTGCGAAAAGAGAGAGACCGCTGGTTTTCATCATGATGGGGCTTTCGCGGAATATCTTGCCATAGATCCGGAGACCACTGTCGGCTTACCGCCGACCCTATCTTTCGAGCAAGCGGCGCCATTGATGTGTGCAGGTGCTACAGTTTGGGGCTCACTCGAAAAAGCAACAAGTGAGCTGGAAGCAGGAGAAACTGTAGCTATTGTCGGCATCGGAGGTTTGGGTCATCTCGGATTACAATTTGCCAGCGCCATGGGTTTCCGCGCCATAGCGGTCGACAGCCGTCCGGCGGGGAGACAGCTTGCTACTGAAATGTTCAATGAAAGTCTCAAGCCGGTGCTGGTGGTGGATTCTGGCTCGGAACGTGCGACTTCTCAAATCTTGGACTTTACGAACGGGGAGGGCGTAGCCGCAGTTGTGGTTTGCACAGACTCACTATCAGCCAACAGTTGGGCATTGACGATCCTACGAATTGGAGGGGTCATGGGAGTCCTGGGCTTGCCTGCTGAGAATTGGAGGTTTGACTCTAGTGTCATCGTTTTCAGAGAGCTCACGATTCGGGGGAGTTATGTTGCGGGTAGAGAATCCACCGAAAGGATGATGGAGGCTGTGGAGAGAGCCAGCATTAGGTCTCACATCACTCTGATGTCGTTTGACGAGATCCCGGGCATTGTAGTGGCTTATCAGGATAGCGGATTTAAAGGCAGGCTTGTG ACAGCATACGGCCCTCCACAATCTGGTCAGGGTCAGCGTGAGAGTTACAATGATGAAAG GCTGATTTCTATCTTACTCCAATTCTATCTTTCTTGTAACCGCTTTGCGGACACTGAGTTGTACCAGCGCTCATTAGGGTCATCCTCATTCAGTAGTG TAGGTTTGTGTTACTGGGGCTTGGAGGCACAGAGTAGCGGGGGCATTCTACGGATATTGCCATCACGTTCGTTGATGTCGACTTCATTCTGTGTGTCATCGGAAACCCGCCTTCGCCACAGATTGACCCAATGGCCCGCGGAAGAGCCCCCGACAATTTCTC TCGTCACTACAATCAATCGAAACGCATCGGTGACCAGCGATCCAACAGAACACCGTCGACGATTGCCACCTCCCATCATGTCTGTTTTCTTCAAGGACATCTCCAC GGAGAACCCCGTGCAGAAAGGCGACGTCGAGAAGCTGCTCGAGCCACTCGGTTTGACGATCAAGGCTGAGGAGTCGGCCGACTACCAGCGACTGCTCGCTGCGGTGCACGATTGCGCTACCCGTATCGATAGTCTTCCAGACTACCAACCGGCCCCCGACACGAAACGATACCCCCGAGAGAATGTACATATACCCACAGCAGAAGAGCAAGAGTTTGGGCATGCGTGGGCACATCGTTTCTTGATTAGGGGAGATAAGTCAGCTTCTGGTCCGTCTCAGGTATGCCTGAAGGGAAAGACTGTATGCTTGAAGGATTGCATTGCCGTAGCAGGCGTTCCACAGTTCTTCGGAAGCGATGCTTTTCCTCCTTGGACGCCATCGACGGATGCCACAGTGGTGACACGAGTTTTGGATGCCGGAGCCGATATTCTGGGGACGGCTACATGTGAGCACTTTTGCAACTCCACAGCATCCTTCACCAGCGCGCAAGGCACAATCGAGAATCCCTATAAGGAAGGCTACTCCACCGGTGGCAGCACCTCTGGGGGTGCCGCCCTTGTTTGTTCCGGAAAGATCGATATCGCGCTAGGCACAGATCAAGGCGGCAGCATCCGGGTTCCAGCTTCATTTTGCGGCTGCGTCGGTGTGAAGCCGACTCACGGTCTGGTGCCTTTCACGGGAATTACTAGCGGTGATGCTATTGATGACCATGCAGGGCCCATTTGCCGTTCGGTCACTGAAGCTGCTGAATGTCTTGATGTGATCTCCGGATACGACGGCATCGACGATAAGTCTCTAGGCGCTGCGGCTCATGGCTCCTACAACTTCTCTGCTGCTCTGTCAGCGGGCTCCGGTCGTTTGGACGGAATCAAGATTGGCCTTCTGAGGGAGGGCTTCGATCAAGAAATTGTCGACCCCAAAGTCAAAGACCACGTCCTTTCGGCCGCCCGGAGACTGGAGTCTCTAGGGGCAATTGTCGAGCATGTATCCGTCCCTCTTCATCTGGAAGGCCCTTCAATATGGACAATACAACAACGTATTGCGGGCTCGTCGGGTATGCTGGGGAGAGCTTCGGGACACAGAGGTCTTGGCCTGACTGAGTTTGAAAAGGCACGACTGCCCTGGGCGGATTCGAGCTTTCAAAAACTTTTCCCCTCCACAAAGAATACCTTCATCAACGGCTTGTATCTTTCGGACAAGTTCCCGGGTCTCTACAGCAAAACAATCAACATCGGTCGGCAAATCAGCGACGCCTATCAGAGCAAGTTTCAAACGTACGATGCGATAATCATGCCAACGACTCCTTTTGTGGCACCACGACATGGGCCTCGAGATTCTGTGCTGGGTTCATTTGAACCCACCATAGGACTGACCACCAACACCGCCGTATTCAACGTTACTGGACATCCAGCAATGTCAATACCCGTGGGATTTATTGCCGCCAAAGATGACGCGCAGGTCTTACTTCCGGTTGGCATGCAAATTGTCGGAGGGCTATGGCAAGAGAAGAAGATCCTCACCATTGCACATGCATGGGAGACCAACTTCGACTGGAAGAGCGTCACGAGCACCACCGAAGCTCCTGAATCTGTTCCAGATACTCTCTCAACGGGCTCAAATGTCAAAGTCAATGGCAGGACGATGCCTGAGGTTAACGGCACAACTTCACCAAGTCTTAAGCGTGTGAA TGATACACATATAGACACTCGCTCTCTCTTGGCTCTAGGTATTTGCTTGGTCCGCCACGTGTCGCCTG ACCCGACTTGGCTTGCCCGCCCGAACACCTCAATTTCACTTCCCCGCACCACCAACGGCACTACCCGTATGGTCGTAACCAAAGACACCTTGCCGCTCGGTCACCGCGGCGAGAGGGCTCATGCT AACCCCAGCAAACGGGACATGTTTGGTCACACAGATAGCTCTCCGCCCGGCCATC TCGCCAAATTCTCCCAGCTGACGAGTGGACAAGCACAGCCCAACACCCTTCCCAAAGCTGCTCCTGGCGGCTTACTGCGTCAGGAAACAGACGGTAAAGGCCTGCCAACTTGTGCACACATCCGAGACAGAAACATGGTCCGCAAAGGAAGCCCCAAAGTTCGGACTGGATGCATCACCTGCAA GCTGTGCCGCACTTACGGGGTCCATATATCTCCATCTGATCAGCACCTAATTGACG TACAGGCAGACGCTGCGATGGCTACAGACCCGCTCGTCAAGGAACCGTATCCCTACACCAGCCAAATCAAGTCTTCCCGGGAGTCACCAAGGTCAGCGAAGGTCGAGCTTTACAGTACTTCT TTCAGTAACTTCGAGCCGGCCGTCAGACACGCCGTCATTTCCATCAGCAGTCTCTATGAAGAGGCTCAGGGCAATTTTGAGGCTACTGCCACCGTACGGCACAGCAATCAAAATTTGGCCCTACACCACTACAATGCCGCTATTCACGAGTTGAGAGTCATGGACTCTCAAGAAAAGCAGCCCATAATCTTGCTTGTTTGCGTTCTCTTCATCTGCGTGGAGATCATGCGCGTCAACAGAAAAGCAGCACTGCAGCACAGCAGACATGGTGTCGAGATACTGAAGAGCATCTCTCCCGACTACATGTTCTCGTGGACCATGGAGCACCTCCTACCGATATTTCGGCGGCTTAGCGAGTTCGCTCTTTTCTTCGGTGAAGAAGAGTCGGATTTCCCTGACATAAGGGCCCTAGAGGGACCCATGCCGCAGTTCTTTCTCACTTTCTCAGACGCACAGCTCATGCTCGATGTCCTCTTCAATCGAACAGCAGAGTTCATGCGCTCACAGCGCAATTCACAGCGAGCCGCTTCAAAATCGCCTGGACCCGATGATACCGGGACACCGCCCCCGAGTCTTCTCTCTGAGCATGCTGCCATTAACGGTCTCCTAGACCAGTGGTTCAAGCTTTACAATGACTTCATGGCTATCAAACCCAAGGAAGCACCTACACAGAACAATCAAATCATCAGCCGGTCAGACTCAGATAGGCCAAAGATGCTGCAATGCTTTCTCTTGACTCGCTATGAGTGCTGTTGCATATGGCTCAACATGGCATTCGATACAAGCGAAGCCGGCTACGATAGATACATCACCAACTTCCGAAGAATCCTAAAGCGGCTTCTTTGGCTGGAAGCCGAGGTTCCAGATCCTTTACGTTTCAACACTTCAAAACATCCACACTTCATCTTCGAAGCTGGCTTCGGCGCCATGCTATTCTTTCTCGTCTCATCTTGTCGTGATCTAGAAACGCGACTGGAGTTCCTACGGCTGATGCCAGTGTTGGGTCTCCCGCGGGAAAATCTTTGGGAAGCAGACGTCCTAGTCGCGGCTGCAAGGAAAATCATTGAGCTCGAGCACGACATCAAATTGGATATCAGTGGGCGGCCCGTGTCTTCACCATCGTTTGTGCAGCCTCCCGGGGAGATGAGGGTGACGGACCTGTGGACGGAATCTCAAATGAGGCCTGACAGTTTGCAAATGGACGATCAAGGTGTATCTCATCGAACGATACAGGTTGTGAGGCGAGACTCCAAGGGCCAGACCTATCTTCAGTCCGAGGATCTTGTCGTCAATGGTAGGATGACTGGGTAG
- a CDS encoding polysaccharide deacetylase, giving the protein MGKKRVLVSYGVDVDAVAGWLGSYGGEDSSNDISRGYFAGTIGVQRVLKFLAKYDIKATWFIPGHSLETFPKDMAAVRDAGHEIGLHGYSHENPTDMTIDQQREILDKTYRMLTDFAGKPPRGSVAPWWETSKEGAQLLLDYGIEYDHSMSHHDCQPYYLRTGDEWTKIDYKKKPSEWMKPLVRGQETGLVEIPANWYLDDLPPMMFIKDAPNSHGFVNARDVEDIWRDHFDYFYREYDEFIFPLTVHPDVSGRPHALLMHERLIKHMKKHEGVEFVTMEQICDEFKAKTAPAQGAVMPAEPGAMLKKEAVGA; this is encoded by the exons ATGGGCAAGAAGCGTGTTCTCGTTAGTTATGGCGTCGACGTTGACGCGGTCGCCGGATGGCTAGGATCCTATGGAGGAGAAGATTCGTCCAACGATATCAGCAGAG GTTATTTTGCTGGAACGATAGGTGTCCAACGGGTGCTCAAATTCCTCGCCAAGTACGACATCAAGGCTACATGGTTCATCCCAGGACACAGCCTCGAGACCTTTCCCAAGGACATGGCCGCTGTGCGAGACGCCGGCCACGAAATCGGGCTACATGGCTATTCGCACGAGAATCCGACAGATATGACCATCGATCAACAAAGAGAAATCCTTGATAAGACATATCGCATGCTCACAGACTTCGCGGGCAAGCCTCCGAGGGGTAGCGTCGCTCCATGGTGGGAAACAAGCAAGGAGGGGGCTCAGCTTTTGCTCGACTATGGTATCGAATACGACCACAGTATGAGCCACCACGATTGTCAGCCGTATTATCTACGAACTGGCGATGAATGGACCAAGATTGACTACAAAAAGAAACCTAGCGAGTGGATGAAGCCTCTTGTAAGGGGACAAGAAACAGGGCTCGTGGAGATCCCGGCCAATTGGTACCTTGACGATTTGCCGCCAATGATGTTCATCAAAGATGCGCCAAACAGCCACGGATTCGTCAACGCCAGGGATGTGGAGGATATCTGGCGAGATCATTTTGACTATTTCTACCGCGAGTACGACGAGTTCATCTTTCCACTGACAGTCCACCCGGACGTATCTGGTCGTCCTCACGCATTGCTCATGCACGAGAGGCTCATTAAACACATGAAGAAGCACGAAGGGGTGGAATTCGTCACTATGGAGCAGATTTGCGACGAATTCAAGGCAAAGACGGCACCGGCACAGGGAGCTGTGATGCCTGCAGAGCCTGGCGCCATGCTGAAGAAAGAAGCCGTAGGAGCATAG